In Paenibacillus guangzhouensis, a single window of DNA contains:
- a CDS encoding phosphoenolpyruvate hydrolase family protein, which produces MNKLTRTEIMAKFREEVKNGKILLGVGAGTGITAKSSEAGGADMLIVYNSGRYRMAGRGSLAGLLSYGDANQIVVEMGSEVLPVVKHTPVLAGVCGTDPFRVMEVYLKQLKEQGFSGVQNFPTVGLIDGVFRQNLEETGMGYDLEVDMIRIAHELDMLTTPYVFDPEQARAMAEAGADILVAHMGLTTKGTIGAKTALTLDDCVERIEAIIQAGKAVNPDMMVICHGGPIAEPEDAAYVMARTKGIDGFFGASSIERFAAEKGIREQTELFKNISK; this is translated from the coding sequence ATGAATAAATTAACAAGAACAGAGATTATGGCAAAATTCCGCGAAGAAGTGAAGAATGGGAAAATTCTGCTTGGCGTAGGCGCGGGGACCGGGATTACAGCGAAGAGCAGTGAAGCGGGCGGCGCGGATATGTTGATCGTCTACAACTCCGGCCGTTATCGGATGGCGGGACGAGGATCCCTCGCAGGGCTGTTGTCTTATGGAGATGCCAATCAAATCGTCGTCGAGATGGGATCGGAAGTGCTTCCTGTCGTGAAACATACGCCGGTATTAGCCGGTGTATGCGGCACGGATCCATTCCGCGTGATGGAGGTCTATCTGAAGCAGTTGAAGGAGCAGGGCTTCAGCGGCGTTCAGAACTTCCCAACCGTTGGTTTAATCGACGGTGTATTCCGTCAGAACCTGGAAGAGACGGGTATGGGCTACGATCTCGAAGTGGACATGATCCGTATTGCGCATGAGCTGGACATGCTCACGACGCCGTATGTGTTCGATCCGGAGCAAGCGAGAGCGATGGCGGAGGCCGGCGCGGATATTCTCGTGGCGCATATGGGGCTGACGACCAAAGGGACGATCGGGGCCAAAACGGCGCTAACGCTCGATGATTGCGTCGAGCGCATCGAAGCGATCATCCAAGCGGGCAAAGCCGTCAACCCGGACATGATGGTCATCTGCCATGGCGGCCCGATTGCGGAACCGGAGGATGCTGCATACGTGATGGCAAGAACGAAAGGCATCGACGGATTCTTCGGCGCTTCCAGCATCGAACGATTCGCTGCGGAGAAGGGCATCCGAGAGCAGACGGAATTGTTCAAGAACATTAGCAAATAA
- a CDS encoding YkvA family protein: MKKDNDSIQPELSLQELPYSQENEELVKKNFWTKTKKFAGKIPFTKDAVAMYYCAVDAKTPLWAKGIAFGALAYFISPMDAIPDVLVGLGFTDDAAVIVAGIKAISSQITDEHREQAEKFLDVDQEKAQP, from the coding sequence ATGAAAAAAGATAACGATTCGATCCAACCAGAGCTGTCCTTGCAGGAGCTTCCCTACAGCCAAGAAAATGAGGAACTGGTGAAGAAGAACTTCTGGACCAAGACGAAAAAATTCGCTGGGAAAATCCCCTTTACCAAAGACGCCGTCGCGATGTACTATTGTGCGGTCGATGCCAAGACGCCGCTGTGGGCCAAAGGAATTGCCTTCGGTGCACTGGCATATTTCATCTCGCCGATGGACGCGATTCCGGATGTGTTAGTTGGACTTGGGTTTACAGATGATGCAGCTGTCATTGTCGCAGGAATCAAGGCGATTTCAAGCCAAATAACGGACGAGCACCGAGAACAAGCGGAGAAATTCCTCGATGTCGATCAAGAAAAGGCGCAACCGTGA
- a CDS encoding helix-turn-helix domain-containing protein yields MLLFNRFVSIFILEKYSEVNTVQIIQEPIHYQNPQLCMKVWKFTHTGDEHIGPALWHYHKEVEFVLVVEGVHEMHTPTQVYRLNPGDVMVVGSSQLHRGLTPAGQDVAYIVLHIDLEPYFDPAMMHYTRHFMEVLSPLEELNYIFRKFPHVQQEVGSIIHAIHEEVMQKQKGYEIAVSMHIKHLLLTLLRNDDQELLLAHEYVDADVLRPVIAYIEEHLAEKVDMGVVSKLAGMSYTYFSKYFKSKVGISFTDFVNRKRIARAERMLAIGDKNVNDIAAAVGIENMAHFYELFKRFCGCTPKQYKQKMRGSL; encoded by the coding sequence ATGCTGTTATTTAACCGATTTGTATCCATTTTTATTCTGGAAAAATATAGCGAGGTTAACACTGTGCAAATTATCCAAGAACCGATTCACTATCAGAACCCGCAATTATGTATGAAAGTATGGAAATTTACGCATACAGGTGATGAGCATATAGGTCCGGCACTGTGGCATTATCATAAGGAAGTCGAATTCGTCCTCGTCGTCGAAGGCGTTCATGAAATGCATACGCCAACACAGGTGTACCGGTTGAACCCGGGGGATGTCATGGTCGTTGGTTCTTCCCAGCTGCACCGGGGCCTTACGCCTGCCGGGCAGGATGTTGCTTACATTGTACTTCATATTGATCTGGAGCCTTACTTCGATCCCGCCATGATGCACTATACCAGGCACTTCATGGAGGTACTTAGTCCGCTCGAGGAATTGAATTATATATTCCGTAAATTCCCGCATGTGCAGCAAGAGGTCGGTTCGATTATCCATGCCATCCACGAAGAAGTTATGCAGAAGCAGAAGGGATACGAGATTGCAGTCAGCATGCACATCAAACATCTGCTGTTAACGCTGCTGCGTAACGATGATCAAGAACTTCTGCTGGCGCACGAGTATGTCGATGCGGACGTGCTTCGCCCGGTCATTGCCTATATCGAAGAGCATTTAGCCGAGAAAGTCGATATGGGCGTCGTGAGCAAGCTGGCGGGCATGAGCTATACGTACTTCTCCAAATATTTTAAGAGTAAGGTCGGCATCTCTTTCACCGATTTCGTCAATCGTAAACGGATTGCCAGAGCAGAGCGGATGCTGGCTATTGGCGATAAAAATGTGAACGATATCGCTGCAGCGGTAGGCATTGAGAACATGGCGCATTTCTATGAATTGTTCAAGCGATTCTGCGGATGTACGCCGAAGCAATATAAACAGAAAATGAGGGGATCCTTATGA
- the ppsA gene encoding phosphoenolpyruvate synthase — MGSLVLGFQEMDQAQLLLVGGKGLNLGELSKIEGIQVPEGFCVTTAGYQQAIEQNETYHALLNRLTMLKAEDRDQIGEISGKIRQILMETEIPSDVVKAVTHYLSQYGEDHAYAVRSSATAEDLPHASFAGQQDTYLNIIGQEAILQHISKCWASLFTDRAVIYRMQNGFDHRQVYLSVIVQRMVFPQASGIMFTADPMTSNRKVLSIDASYGLGEALVSGLVSADHYKVQNEEIVDKRIATKKLAIYGRTEGGTGTKQLDPDQQQSQTLTEQQILQLAHIGRRIEAYFGCPQDIEWCLDQDTFYIVQSRPITTLYPIPEANDQENHVYVSVGHQQMMTDPMRPLGLSFFLLTTPAPMRKAGGRLFVDVTPQLASPISRNNLLNAMGQHDPLMKDALMNIIGRGDYIKSVPNDNKAPSPTRGNTDMLAQFENNPSIVSDLIKRSQTSIEALKQTIQTKSGTDLFDFILEDIQQLKKILFDPQSSAVFMAAMNASTWINEKMNEWLGEKNAADTLSQSVPNNITSEMGLALLDVADVIRPYPEVIDYLQHVKEDIFWDELVQLDGGQKAKDAILAYLDKYGMRCAGEIDLTRTRWSEHPITLVPLILGNIKNFEPQASHRKFEQGRKEAWNKEQELLDRLKQLPDGEQKAKETKRMIDLVRNFIGYREYPKYGMVNRYFVYKQALLKEAEQLVEAGVIHEKEDIFYLTFEELHEVVRTHQLDFRIISKRKDDYKWYEKLTPPRVITSDGEISAGEYKRENLPADAIVGLPVSSGVIEGRARVILNMEDADLEDGDILVTAFTDPSWTPLFVSIKGLVTEVGGLMTHGAVIAREYGLPAVVGVENATKRIQDGQRIRVHGTDGYIEILS, encoded by the coding sequence ATGGGTTCTCTAGTTCTCGGTTTTCAGGAAATGGATCAAGCGCAGCTTTTGCTCGTTGGCGGAAAAGGTTTGAATTTAGGGGAATTATCCAAGATTGAAGGCATCCAAGTACCCGAAGGATTTTGTGTGACAACCGCTGGATATCAACAAGCCATCGAACAAAACGAAACGTATCATGCTTTGCTCAATCGACTAACCATGCTAAAAGCAGAAGATCGAGATCAAATTGGTGAAATCAGCGGGAAGATTCGTCAGATCCTTATGGAGACCGAAATTCCTTCCGATGTTGTCAAAGCCGTTACTCATTATCTCTCCCAGTATGGCGAGGATCACGCTTATGCAGTGCGCTCTAGTGCGACAGCTGAAGATTTACCCCATGCCTCTTTTGCAGGTCAACAAGATACCTATTTAAATATCATCGGCCAAGAAGCCATTCTGCAGCATATTAGCAAATGTTGGGCTTCCCTCTTTACGGATCGTGCGGTCATCTACCGTATGCAGAATGGATTTGATCACCGCCAAGTATATTTGTCCGTTATCGTTCAACGGATGGTGTTCCCGCAGGCTTCGGGGATCATGTTCACCGCCGATCCTATGACCTCGAACCGGAAGGTACTCTCCATCGATGCCAGTTATGGACTTGGAGAAGCACTGGTCTCTGGCTTGGTATCGGCCGATCATTATAAAGTTCAGAATGAGGAAATCGTCGATAAGCGGATCGCAACCAAAAAACTAGCCATCTATGGACGGACCGAAGGCGGAACGGGAACAAAGCAGCTCGATCCGGATCAGCAGCAGAGTCAAACCCTTACGGAACAACAAATTTTACAACTGGCACACATCGGAAGACGAATCGAAGCTTATTTTGGTTGCCCGCAAGATATTGAATGGTGTCTGGACCAGGATACTTTTTACATTGTTCAGAGCCGGCCGATCACGACGTTATACCCGATCCCTGAAGCGAATGATCAAGAAAATCACGTATACGTATCCGTCGGTCATCAACAAATGATGACGGACCCGATGAGACCGCTGGGACTGTCTTTTTTCCTATTAACGACTCCAGCGCCTATGCGTAAAGCTGGCGGCAGGTTGTTTGTTGATGTTACACCTCAACTGGCTTCACCTATCAGTAGAAACAATTTATTAAATGCTATGGGGCAACACGATCCGCTTATGAAAGACGCACTTATGAACATCATTGGGCGTGGAGATTATATAAAATCAGTGCCAAATGATAATAAAGCACCGAGTCCCACTAGAGGCAATACAGATATGTTGGCACAATTCGAAAACAATCCATCCATCGTTTCTGATTTGATTAAGCGTAGTCAGACATCGATCGAGGCGTTGAAGCAAACCATCCAAACAAAATCCGGAACGGATTTATTTGATTTTATTCTAGAAGATATCCAGCAATTAAAGAAGATCTTATTTGATCCGCAAAGTTCGGCCGTGTTTATGGCTGCTATGAATGCTTCAACATGGATCAATGAAAAAATGAACGAGTGGTTAGGTGAAAAAAACGCAGCAGATACGCTCTCTCAATCTGTACCAAACAATATTACTTCGGAAATGGGGCTGGCGCTTCTGGATGTCGCAGATGTGATTCGACCTTACCCGGAAGTCATAGATTATTTGCAACACGTCAAAGAAGATATCTTCTGGGATGAACTGGTACAGTTGGATGGGGGACAGAAGGCCAAAGACGCGATCTTAGCGTATCTAGATAAATACGGAATGCGATGTGCCGGAGAAATCGATTTGACTAGAACGCGTTGGAGTGAACATCCAATTACACTTGTCCCGTTGATTCTTGGTAACATCAAAAACTTTGAGCCTCAGGCTAGCCATCGAAAATTTGAGCAAGGGCGGAAGGAAGCTTGGAACAAAGAACAAGAATTATTGGATCGATTGAAGCAATTGCCGGATGGGGAGCAAAAAGCTAAAGAAACAAAACGAATGATCGACCTCGTCCGGAATTTCATCGGGTATCGAGAATATCCCAAATACGGCATGGTGAATCGCTACTTCGTCTATAAGCAGGCATTACTGAAAGAAGCCGAACAACTTGTAGAAGCGGGTGTGATTCATGAAAAAGAAGATATATTCTATCTCACGTTTGAAGAACTTCATGAAGTCGTACGCACACATCAACTGGATTTCCGGATTATCAGCAAACGAAAAGACGACTACAAATGGTATGAAAAATTAACGCCGCCACGTGTTATCACATCTGATGGCGAAATCAGCGCAGGGGAGTACAAACGTGAAAATCTCCCCGCTGACGCGATCGTCGGTCTGCCTGTGTCCTCCGGCGTAATCGAGGGCCGAGCACGTGTCATCTTAAACATGGAAGATGCTGATCTCGAAGATGGCGATATATTAGTCACAGCCTTTACGGACCCTAGCTGGACGCCTCTGTTCGTATCTATCAAAGGCCTGGTCACCGAAGTGGGTGGATTGATGACCCATGGAGCCGTTATCGCGCGCGAATATGGGTTACCAGCCGTTGTTGGTGTGGAGAATGCGACCAAACGGATTCAAGATGGGCAACGCATTCGCGTGCATGGAACGGATGGATATATCGAAATATTGTCATAG
- a CDS encoding Gfo/Idh/MocA family protein translates to MKVAVLGCGGLGRIHASIYANMRDVELTGVCDIVQDLADDAARMTGSVAYGSFEDMLEQAEFDVISIALPSNLHKEYTIRAAKAGKHVISEKPIALRLEDAEDMIQCCEENGVRLFVGHVVRFFPDYVNMKQAMDEGKLGRAGVAHASRIGGHPGATKAWYNELDQSGGVIVDLMIHDLDFLRWSLGEVTTVYALNRRGDLMDYALVTLQFESGAVANVEGNWGFPGPFQTKAEIAGSEGIVQANSLKSSSLQIHKAPSASEASAFVTVPESPGFHSPYELELVHFIDCIRTGSEPIVTARDAYKALELALAARESAETGQVVRLPLVQR, encoded by the coding sequence ATGAAAGTAGCTGTATTAGGTTGCGGTGGATTAGGACGGATACATGCCAGCATATATGCAAACATGCGCGATGTGGAATTGACAGGCGTCTGTGATATCGTGCAAGATCTGGCCGACGATGCAGCCCGTATGACAGGGTCTGTAGCTTACGGATCATTTGAGGATATGCTGGAGCAAGCTGAATTTGATGTGATCAGCATTGCGCTTCCTAGCAATTTGCATAAAGAATATACGATTCGTGCGGCTAAGGCGGGTAAGCATGTGATCAGCGAGAAGCCGATCGCGCTTCGTCTTGAGGATGCGGAAGACATGATTCAGTGCTGCGAAGAGAACGGCGTTCGCCTGTTCGTCGGACATGTCGTCCGGTTCTTCCCAGACTATGTCAACATGAAACAAGCGATGGACGAGGGGAAATTAGGTCGAGCTGGCGTCGCGCATGCCAGCCGCATCGGCGGTCATCCCGGGGCGACCAAAGCGTGGTATAACGAGCTGGATCAGAGCGGCGGCGTGATCGTCGATTTGATGATCCATGATCTGGATTTCCTTCGTTGGTCGCTTGGTGAAGTCACAACCGTGTATGCGCTTAACCGTAGAGGAGACCTGATGGACTATGCCCTCGTTACACTGCAATTCGAGAGCGGAGCCGTGGCCAATGTGGAAGGGAACTGGGGCTTCCCGGGGCCATTCCAGACGAAGGCGGAAATCGCTGGCAGCGAAGGCATCGTGCAGGCGAACAGCTTGAAGAGCAGCTCGCTGCAGATTCATAAAGCACCTTCGGCATCTGAAGCCAGTGCATTTGTGACGGTGCCGGAGAGTCCGGGCTTCCATAGTCCGTATGAGCTGGAACTGGTTCACTTCATCGATTGTATCCGTACGGGCTCGGAACCGATCGTGACGGCAAGAGATGCTTATAAAGCCTTGGAATTGGCACTCGCTGCACGCGAGAGCGCAGAGACAGGTCAAGTGGTTCGTCTACCCTTGGTACAACGATAA
- a CDS encoding type 1 glutamine amidotransferase yields MHIHFVIHEVFEGPGAFLTWAEAKGHRVSYSRVYQGEQLPRSIEEIDLLIVMGGPQSPSTTIEMCPHFNAALEMALIQECVESDKAVLGVCLGAQLIGEALGARCEHNLEKEIGCFPITLTEEGNKIEFFSHFGDTCVVGHWHNDMPGLTARSQVVAYSEGCPRQIVRYQEFVYGFQCHMEFTSELIELLIAHSEEELAGDQDKRFVQRPEELRNNDYTAMNNLLFSFLDKFVDSYLKK; encoded by the coding sequence ATGCACATCCATTTTGTTATTCATGAAGTTTTCGAAGGACCCGGGGCTTTTCTTACATGGGCTGAAGCCAAAGGACATCGCGTTAGTTATTCAAGGGTCTATCAAGGTGAGCAGCTTCCTCGTTCGATTGAGGAAATTGATTTATTAATTGTCATGGGTGGGCCGCAATCCCCAAGCACAACCATTGAAATGTGTCCACACTTTAATGCAGCTTTGGAAATGGCCCTAATTCAGGAGTGTGTGGAATCCGATAAGGCTGTATTAGGCGTTTGTTTGGGCGCTCAACTCATCGGGGAGGCGCTGGGGGCGAGATGTGAGCATAATCTTGAAAAAGAGATAGGTTGTTTTCCGATCACATTGACAGAGGAAGGAAATAAAATAGAGTTCTTTTCTCATTTTGGTGATACCTGTGTCGTAGGACATTGGCATAACGATATGCCGGGGTTAACAGCACGAAGCCAAGTGGTTGCCTACAGCGAAGGTTGTCCAAGGCAAATCGTAAGATACCAAGAATTTGTGTATGGGTTTCAATGTCACATGGAGTTCACTTCTGAGCTGATCGAGCTGTTGATTGCACATTCGGAAGAAGAGTTGGCCGGAGACCAGGACAAACGTTTTGTTCAGCGACCAGAAGAATTACGGAACAACGATTACACCGCAATGAATAATCTTTTGTTTTCCTTTTTGGATAAATTTGTTGATAGTTACTTGAAGAAATAG
- a CDS encoding Gfo/Idh/MocA family protein — MKKLKIGMISFAHGHAFSYFNSLHALPEVEVAGIADPVPSRVERLVQAHQLPYYEDYRQLLDTDIDAVVICSENVYHAEMTIAAAERGKHVLCEKPLGITKESMEAMITACRDNGVQLMTAFPCRYLAAVVQAKRAVERGEIGDVIAVKGTNRGSFPGGWFVDPALSGGGALLDHTVHVMDLMNWIIGSEVKEVYAYAAPLFHENIEVEDAGMIHVKFENGVFGVLDTSWSRNATFPTWGDVTMEIIGTKGVISVDGFAQKNELFSNVNGKGTWEFWGDNMDAYLIQDFVDALIHDKPVPISGEDGLRSAHVALAGYESLQQGQPVQL; from the coding sequence ATGAAGAAACTGAAAATCGGGATGATTAGTTTTGCGCATGGTCATGCATTCTCATATTTCAATTCGCTGCATGCGCTGCCTGAAGTGGAAGTGGCAGGTATTGCAGATCCGGTACCAAGCCGCGTAGAGCGTCTAGTGCAAGCGCATCAATTGCCTTACTACGAAGATTACCGGCAGCTGCTGGATACGGATATTGATGCGGTCGTGATTTGTTCGGAGAATGTGTACCATGCTGAGATGACGATCGCTGCGGCCGAACGCGGCAAGCATGTTCTCTGCGAGAAACCGCTCGGGATTACGAAGGAGAGCATGGAAGCGATGATCACAGCTTGCCGCGACAATGGCGTGCAGCTGATGACAGCTTTTCCCTGCCGTTACTTGGCAGCCGTTGTCCAAGCGAAACGCGCGGTTGAACGCGGCGAGATCGGCGATGTGATCGCGGTGAAAGGAACGAATCGAGGAAGCTTCCCTGGCGGCTGGTTCGTTGATCCGGCGCTATCGGGCGGTGGAGCCCTGCTCGACCATACGGTTCATGTGATGGACCTCATGAATTGGATCATCGGCAGCGAGGTGAAGGAAGTGTATGCTTACGCGGCGCCGTTGTTCCATGAGAACATCGAGGTCGAGGATGCCGGCATGATCCATGTGAAATTCGAGAACGGCGTTTTTGGCGTGTTGGATACGAGCTGGTCGAGGAATGCGACTTTCCCGACATGGGGCGATGTGACGATGGAGATCATCGGTACCAAAGGCGTCATCTCCGTCGATGGATTCGCACAGAAGAACGAGCTGTTCAGCAATGTTAACGGGAAAGGTACGTGGGAATTCTGGGGCGACAATATGGACGCCTATCTCATCCAGGATTTCGTCGATGCGCTAATCCACGATAAACCTGTACCGATCTCCGGCGAAGACGGCCTCCGCTCCGCGCATGTCGCGCTCGCGGGTTATGAATCGCTGCAGCAAGGCCAACCGGTACAATTATAA
- a CDS encoding DUF4386 domain-containing protein yields MLRKRTNSSRRSAVMTGVLLLVGLVTGIFSVVPVIDGADYLVKAATNENQVMLGAFFQLLMVAAYVGIPISMYSTLSKHHKGAALGSVAFGIMAGVFIIMGVIILLLLLTLSHEFAKAGSLNESYFQTLGGLLREGRDLVNHVATTLTFVLAMLLFNCLFYQTRLVPRWLSALGLIGSAMSIVASLLFMIRVIGLDTTYMVLNIPIALQQLVLAVWLIVKGFNQVTLQKQSL; encoded by the coding sequence ATGTTGAGGAAGCGTACAAATTCAAGTAGAAGGTCTGCAGTAATGACTGGGGTGTTATTACTAGTTGGGTTGGTTACAGGGATATTTAGTGTTGTCCCTGTGATAGATGGAGCAGACTATCTCGTTAAGGCTGCTACGAATGAAAATCAGGTGATGCTAGGCGCATTTTTCCAGTTGTTGATGGTCGCTGCCTATGTTGGTATTCCTATTTCGATGTATTCGACATTAAGTAAGCATCATAAAGGTGCAGCTCTTGGATCTGTTGCTTTCGGCATCATGGCGGGCGTGTTCATTATTATGGGTGTCATCATACTTCTGTTACTATTGACATTAAGTCATGAATTTGCAAAAGCCGGATCTCTGAATGAATCGTATTTTCAGACCCTGGGTGGATTGTTGCGGGAAGGACGCGATTTGGTGAACCATGTGGCAACGACACTGACCTTCGTACTCGCTATGTTATTGTTTAACTGCCTATTTTACCAAACTAGACTAGTTCCACGTTGGTTGTCCGCTTTGGGACTTATTGGATCTGCAATGTCCATAGTGGCAAGCTTATTATTTATGATTCGCGTCATTGGTCTAGATACCACTTACATGGTGTTGAACATTCCGATCGCCTTGCAACAATTGGTTTTGGCGGTATGGCTAATCGTGAAGGGATTTAACCAGGTTACCCTGCAAAAGCAATCGTTATAG
- a CDS encoding phosphotransferase translates to MEGRLRLVFKSHEEKLINECFERLGIKEKSVPILKMVHGGSGAMVAELFLQDRKMILKYTSSDAGVELYRNAQRERRFYKYGASQINIQSPTVVAEFEDSSFGIGLLMRSYQQTPHPSEWGHHLIIQSLTQISKLHAMFWGKDQEIYRITGEATFQPKFEYQQDEVAKSIEAWGHVYSIKNLDEFAITCKDNIMQLMRNLELLESFQAGHPSTLIHGDFHMENCLLDEKKEVMIVDWQSPKAGAGAEDVGNFLARAELYGNPLSANEYITLYKQLLKNQLHVSVPLDEIDQICHAKRLLLHLFWSPRYVLYYPDHVFIRVLEAIQESSLALGIHMGSGSSK, encoded by the coding sequence ATGGAAGGAAGATTGCGTTTGGTTTTTAAGTCACATGAAGAAAAGCTAATCAATGAATGTTTTGAAAGATTAGGGATCAAGGAGAAATCGGTTCCTATACTCAAAATGGTACACGGAGGAAGCGGTGCCATGGTTGCAGAACTTTTTCTCCAGGATAGAAAAATGATTTTGAAATATACTTCGTCGGACGCTGGAGTAGAATTGTATAGAAATGCCCAGCGGGAGAGAAGGTTTTACAAGTACGGGGCATCACAGATCAATATTCAATCTCCAACTGTTGTTGCAGAATTCGAGGACTCATCTTTTGGGATTGGTCTGCTAATGCGCTCATATCAACAAACACCGCATCCAAGTGAGTGGGGACATCATTTAATAATCCAATCATTGACTCAAATATCTAAATTGCATGCTATGTTTTGGGGAAAAGATCAAGAAATTTATCGAATCACAGGGGAAGCAACATTTCAACCAAAGTTTGAATATCAACAAGATGAAGTGGCGAAGTCAATTGAAGCATGGGGGCATGTTTACTCTATAAAAAATCTAGACGAATTCGCAATTACATGTAAGGATAACATCATGCAACTGATGAGAAATTTGGAGCTGCTCGAAAGCTTCCAGGCGGGGCACCCTAGTACATTAATACATGGCGACTTTCATATGGAAAACTGTTTATTGGATGAGAAAAAAGAGGTTATGATCGTCGATTGGCAGTCACCTAAAGCAGGGGCTGGGGCTGAGGATGTTGGAAACTTCTTAGCGAGAGCGGAATTATACGGCAATCCCCTTTCAGCTAACGAATACATTACTTTATATAAACAATTATTGAAGAATCAATTACATGTTTCTGTTCCTTTAGATGAAATCGACCAGATTTGTCATGCGAAGAGATTGCTTCTACATTTGTTCTGGTCACCTAGATATGTCTTGTATTATCCAGATCATGTATTTATCCGAGTTTTAGAGGCGATCCAAGAGTCGTCTCTGGCGTTAGGAATCCATATGGGGAGTGGAAGCTCTAAATAG